The DNA window TATTGTTAATTGCTTTTCTTTGAATTTCCCTGTTTGTGGAGTGCACTATTGCATCGGTTATAATCTCATGAAAGTGATATGTATGAGGGGATTTATCTCTGAAGTTACGGAGGGGGTGATAAATGGTCCGTTGGGAGGATCGCTGATCAAAAAAATTACGGTTTAGATCATTTTTGTGTGGAAGAAATACGGGGTAGCTAAGAACGGGAAAGGAGGAAAATATAATGTATCTAATGATGATATGCACTTGGGATCCAAAGGATGAACGAGAGGTGAGGACTCGTCGGGCCACATGGGAGTGGCCTGAGGAGGTGGAAGTCATATCGGAATTTTATGATTTGCAGGGTTGTCGTACGATCTATGTGATTAAAACAGATGAAAAAGGGTTGATAGCCACGAGGGCGGCGTGGATTGATATTTTGAGATTTGAGATATTCCCTGTATATCCCATAGGAGCCACTAAGGAGGCTTTGATGGGAAAAAAGTAAAAGGAAAGGAGGGCAACTATGGCTGCCTTTGAATTGAACCAGGAAGAAGCACGCCAGCTCCTGGAGGTTTTAGAACGATACTACCCTTCACTGAAAATCGAGCTGGCCAATACTGATGACCGCGAACTACGTCGGGCATTAAAGGCCAGAGAAGTTTTCATGAGGGAAATGATTGTAAGGCTTAGAGAGAAGCTACGCTGAGGGACTCTGTGTGATTAATTATAAGACAGGGCAGAGGTTAATCTCTCTGCCCTTCTTTATTAAGTCTCGTAATTTGGGATAGTGTTCTCAGGTGTAATGTGTTTGGTGGCTCTATTTTGGTTTCGAAAGCGAAATTAGGAGAGAACCTTTCAGGGTTTATGGTCTGAGAGGTCTAACAAAAAATATTCTTTGCCTTGACATTGGTGTAACCTTAACTTAAGAACAGATTGTTTCAAAAATAACGCGCAGAGGTGTACGCCGTTTTAAGATTCATTTCCTTAAAAACGTGGTTGAAGGGAAAACTAGGGCAACTCACGAAGGTTTCACCCACAAAGATAACTGTTCTCATTATAATTATTGCCATCATTGCCTTTTTTATAGATCCACCGTTTATGAGATTTATGGAATTGAAATCCCTTGATTTGCGGCTAGTGTCCCGGGGTAGGCTACCCACAACTGATGTTGTTGTTATCGCAGCTATAGATGAAAAAAGTTTAGGTGAAATAGGACGCTGGCCCTGGTCGCGGAAGGTTATTGCGAAGTTGGTTGAAAAATTGAAGTCTGATGGGGCAAAGGCAATTGCATTTGATATAGTTTTTTCCGAACCGGAAGAGAATCCTTCTATGAAGGTACTACAGGGACTCTCGGAAGAGCTCGGAGGTTTGGATTATGCTCTGAAAGACCGTTTATATAAGGTAATAAAAGCGAAGCGTGATGACCTTAGTCCTGATAAGGTTTTGGCTAAAGCTATCGAGAGGACTGGAAATGTTACTTTGGGGTACTTTTTTTATACCACAGCGAGAGAAGTGGCCCATCTGAAACCCGAGGAGATTGATATGGCAAGGGAGCTCATCAGTAACTCTCGGTATCCCATGGTCCAATCCAAAGGACAGGTTGATGAAAGGAATTTGATCCACGCTTATGCGGCAGTGGCGAACATAAAGGAACTCTCAGAAGTCGCCGTTAACAGTGGCTACTTTAATGCATACCCTGATTCTGATGGTGTTATTAGATGGTCCCCTCTAGTGGTAAAGTTTGGTGATGGTTACTACTATTCCCTGGCAATGGCGGCGTTGTTGCAATTTGCTGGTATGCCTATTGCGGGTGTTCGTCTAGCGGAATTCGGGGTTGAATCCATAATAGTGGAGAATATCTCAATTCCTGTGGATGAATCGGGAAGGATACTCATAAACTACCGTGGACCGGCAAAGACGTTCCCCCATTACTCAATAACGGATATACTTCACAACCGTCTTCCGCCCGATACTTTAAGGGATAAGATTGTCATTGTAGGAGCGACAGCCACCGGTATTTATGATCTCCGGGTGACTCCTTATAGTAGCGTGTATCCCGGGGTGGAAATTCATGCAAACGTCATTGATAACATTCTGGTGGGCGATTTTCTGAAGCGTACCAATTTTACCATTTTTCTAGACATGTGCGCTATTATCGTTTTGGGGATGATTGTAGGCTTAACAATACCACGTTTAAAAGCAGTTTTGAGTGTTATTGTGACTTTGTCTTTTTTGATAACTTTTATCTTTGTGAACACACTTCTCCTCGCTAAGTATCGTATTTGGTTGAACATGGTTTACCCAGTTGCCACAATAATTGTTATTTACACATTCATCACAGTTTATCGTTACGTAACAGAGGAGATGGAAAAGAAAAGAATTCGCAGTGCATTCCAGTATTACCTTACGCCTGCTGTAATTAACGAGATACTCCAAGATCCCTCAAAGTTGAAGCTGGGAGGCGATAAAAAAGAACTTACTGTGATGTTTTCCGATGTGCGCGGATTTACAACTATCTCAGAAAGCCTATCTCCTGAGGATCTAGTCAGTCTTCTGAATGAATACCTTTCGGAAATGACCAGGATTGTCTTCAAATATGACGGTCTACTGGACAAGTATATTGGAGATGCCATAATGGCTGTGTTTGGTGCTCCCATTGACCAGCACGACCATGCTTTAAGAGCTTGTAAAACAGCTCTGGATATGATGGAAAAATTGAAGGCTCTTCAGGATAAGTGGGAGCAAGAGGGAAGACCCCGACTGGATATTGGAATT is part of the Syntrophales bacterium genome and encodes:
- a CDS encoding adenylate/guanylate cyclase domain-containing protein translates to MYAVLRFISLKTWLKGKLGQLTKVSPTKITVLIIIIAIIAFFIDPPFMRFMELKSLDLRLVSRGRLPTTDVVVIAAIDEKSLGEIGRWPWSRKVIAKLVEKLKSDGAKAIAFDIVFSEPEENPSMKVLQGLSEELGGLDYALKDRLYKVIKAKRDDLSPDKVLAKAIERTGNVTLGYFFYTTAREVAHLKPEEIDMARELISNSRYPMVQSKGQVDERNLIHAYAAVANIKELSEVAVNSGYFNAYPDSDGVIRWSPLVVKFGDGYYYSLAMAALLQFAGMPIAGVRLAEFGVESIIVENISIPVDESGRILINYRGPAKTFPHYSITDILHNRLPPDTLRDKIVIVGATATGIYDLRVTPYSSVYPGVEIHANVIDNILVGDFLKRTNFTIFLDMCAIIVLGMIVGLTIPRLKAVLSVIVTLSFLITFIFVNTLLLAKYRIWLNMVYPVATIIVIYTFITVYRYVTEEMEKKRIRSAFQYYLTPAVINEILQDPSKLKLGGDKKELTVMFSDVRGFTTISESLSPEDLVSLLNEYLSEMTRIVFKYDGLLDKYIGDAIMAVFGAPIDQHDHALRACKTALDMMEKLKALQDKWEQEGRPRLDIGIGINSGDMVVGNMGSDIRFDYTVMGDNVNLASRLEGINKEYGTHIVISEYTYERVKDHMFCRELDAVRVKGKKMPVKIYELLCERENKDAHEKYVKVFEEALDAYRSCQWDRAIALFEKVIQIKGEDPPSEVYIKRCLDLKENPPDQPWDGVYTMTKK